In Candidatus Effluviviaceae Genus I sp., one DNA window encodes the following:
- a CDS encoding peptidoglycan DD-metalloendopeptidase family protein translates to MNGNGRVTALARGLPPVARFYAAVSVVLAVLLAATALRTLSGGPAGQLIDLNPRTPVFATLSPWGRVVGVNRLGMLEATFDVLGVLTPIPEDAMSFAASAAAGEELSAVAARLGVDLDLLAGANSSSYAKLAGRSAEFRLPLLYSRERTWDRSLEFLYPTSLKVPLGSNRATRGGAPTIAEHTVRPGECLWNIAQKYRVKMETILAMNDLPNARYLRVGQVLQVPDTDGSFVTVRRGDTMEGICKRYGVQVTELVNANPGVDVARLMVNQRIFVPGLGAIEQLFRLVWPVHGRISGRYGHRFHPIFHRRMMHTGLDIAARHGTPIAAAMDGRVTFAGTKGGYGRTIIVEHPNGYETLYGHCSKILVKRGERVRKGQTIGRVGNTGYSTGPHLHFEVKRNGKRVNPESVLF, encoded by the coding sequence ATGAACGGCAACGGAAGGGTCACAGCTCTTGCCCGAGGGCTCCCACCGGTCGCGCGCTTCTACGCCGCGGTCTCGGTCGTGCTCGCCGTGCTCCTGGCCGCCACGGCGCTTCGCACTCTCTCCGGCGGTCCCGCAGGCCAGCTCATCGATCTGAACCCCAGGACGCCCGTCTTCGCGACGCTTTCGCCCTGGGGGCGCGTCGTGGGCGTGAACAGGCTGGGCATGCTCGAGGCCACGTTCGACGTGCTGGGCGTGCTCACCCCGATCCCCGAGGACGCCATGAGCTTCGCCGCGTCGGCCGCCGCCGGCGAGGAGCTCAGCGCCGTCGCAGCGCGCCTCGGCGTCGATCTCGACCTCCTGGCCGGCGCGAACAGCTCGAGCTACGCGAAGCTGGCCGGCCGGTCCGCCGAGTTCCGCCTGCCCCTCCTCTACTCCCGCGAGAGGACCTGGGACAGGTCGCTCGAGTTCCTCTACCCCACGTCGCTCAAGGTGCCGCTCGGCAGCAACCGCGCGACGCGTGGCGGAGCGCCGACGATCGCCGAGCACACGGTCCGACCCGGGGAGTGCCTCTGGAACATCGCGCAGAAGTACAGGGTGAAGATGGAGACGATCCTCGCGATGAACGACCTTCCCAACGCGCGGTATCTGCGGGTCGGGCAGGTCCTGCAGGTCCCGGACACCGACGGGTCGTTCGTGACGGTGCGGCGCGGAGACACCATGGAGGGCATCTGCAAGCGCTACGGCGTGCAGGTCACGGAGCTCGTCAACGCCAACCCGGGCGTGGACGTCGCCAGGCTCATGGTCAACCAGAGGATCTTCGTCCCCGGGCTCGGCGCGATCGAGCAGCTCTTCCGGCTCGTCTGGCCCGTGCACGGGCGCATCTCGGGCCGCTACGGCCACCGCTTCCACCCGATCTTCCACCGCCGCATGATGCACACAGGGCTCGACATTGCCGCCAGACACGGGACGCCGATCGCGGCGGCGATGGACGGGCGCGTGACATTCGCGGGGACGAAGGGCGGGTACGGAAGGACCATCATCGTCGAGCACCCGAACGGCTACGAGACGCTCTACGGGCACTGCTCGAAGATCCTGGTGAAGCGCGGCGAACGCGTCCGGAAGGGCCAGACCATCGGCCGCGTGGGAAACACGGGCTACTCCACCGGCCCCCACCTTCACTTCGAGGTCAAGCGGAACGGCAAGCGCGTGAACCCCGAGAGCGTGCTGTTCTAG